Proteins encoded in a region of the Streptomyces akebiae genome:
- the dcd gene encoding dCTP deaminase yields MILTGPEITAAAHDGRLTIAPFEPEQVNPNSYNVRLGPTLLTYTDTVIDAHRPNPTHEVTIGKSGYVLRPGELYLGHTVEQVGSDTYVPLLFGRSSVGRLGLFVEITAPIGDIGFHGQWTLMLSPIRPLRVYAGMRIGQIMFFVSTGAIAPYQGKYQAAIGPQPSAYWRDAARLKAVAS; encoded by the coding sequence ATGATCCTCACCGGGCCCGAGATCACCGCCGCTGCCCACGACGGACGCCTGACCATCGCGCCCTTCGAACCGGAACAGGTCAACCCCAACAGCTACAACGTCCGCCTCGGCCCCACCCTGCTGACCTACACCGACACCGTGATCGACGCCCACCGCCCCAACCCCACCCACGAGGTCACGATCGGGAAGAGCGGATACGTACTCCGGCCCGGTGAGCTGTACCTCGGACACACCGTCGAACAGGTCGGCTCCGACACCTACGTACCGCTGCTCTTCGGCCGCTCCTCCGTCGGCAGGCTTGGCCTTTTCGTCGAGATCACCGCCCCGATCGGCGACATCGGCTTCCACGGCCAGTGGACGCTGATGCTCTCCCCGATCCGCCCGCTGCGGGTGTACGCGGGCATGCGGATCGGGCAGATCATGTTCTTCGTCTCCACCGGCGCCATCGCCCCCTACCAAGGCAAGTACCAGGCCGCCATCGGCCCGCAGCCCTCCGCCTACTGGCGCGACGCGGCCCGGCTCAAGGCGGTCGCCTCGTGA
- a CDS encoding dCTP deaminase, whose protein sequence is MILTGPAISAAIQAGEITIDPYDPARLSPNAYDWRLGDTIRICDGDLDAAVPTAFAEQSIPAAGLVLTPDAFYLGVTLEKTGSETYAQLLNGDRTIGALGIWVHVSAPLGHQGHAIRWTLEIRAARPVRIYAGMTFGKLIFLSAFGTSASYQQQDAKYAATDGIDISRLYEENPGGVRCPRN, encoded by the coding sequence GTGATCCTCACCGGCCCCGCGATCAGCGCCGCCATCCAGGCAGGCGAGATCACGATCGACCCGTACGACCCCGCCCGACTCTCCCCGAACGCCTACGACTGGCGACTCGGCGACACCATCCGTATCTGCGACGGAGACCTGGACGCAGCCGTCCCAACCGCGTTCGCCGAGCAGAGCATCCCGGCCGCGGGCCTGGTGCTGACGCCGGACGCGTTCTATCTCGGCGTCACGCTGGAGAAGACCGGCTCCGAGACGTACGCACAACTGCTCAACGGCGACCGCACCATCGGCGCGCTCGGCATCTGGGTCCACGTCTCCGCCCCGCTCGGCCACCAAGGCCACGCCATTCGCTGGACCCTGGAGATCCGTGCCGCCCGGCCGGTGCGCATCTACGCGGGCATGACCTTCGGCAAGCTCATCTTCCTCAGCGCCTTCGGCACGTCGGCCAGCTATCAGCAGCAGGATGCCAAGTACGCGGCGACGGACGGCATCGACATCTCCCGCCTCTACGAAGAGAACCCCGGAGGAGTCCGGTGCCCCCGCAACTGA